Below is a genomic region from Gemmatimonadaceae bacterium.
TTCAGCCGCGCGGCGCCCGGCGGCGCCGCGGTCCGTCCGCAACCACCAAGTACGGCGGCCGCGCAGAGCGCGCCACCGATCGCGCGGTGATGTCTCATGCCGAAAGCTAGAACGTGTACCGCGCCGACAGCTGCACGCGCCTCGGCTGTGCTGCCGTGGTGTACACAATCGGATCCCCGGGGCGCCCCACCTGCACCCGCGGGCCGCCGCCCGCGATGCCGTTGGCGAACCCGGACTCCTGCACCGAGTTCAGCGCGTTGAACACGTCCAGCCGGAGTTCCAGCCCCCGGGACCGGCCCATGGGCACGATGTAGCCGGCCCCGAGGTCCAGGTTGAACACGCTGGGCAGCCGTCCGCTATTGCGGCCCAACCCCGGAAACCGATCGAGGTTGCCCAAGTAGACGTCGCCGAAGCCGGGGGTGCTCCCGTTCAGATCGTAGTAGGTGGCCGTGCCCGTGGCCGGGTCGTACTTCCCAGCCACCCAGTTGATCGGCTGGCCGGTCTGGAAATCCGCGATGCCGCTCAACTGCACCCGCGGCACGGGCGTGTACACGGAGCGCAGGCGGACCACGTGGCGGCGATCGTTCACCGCGTCCGCCCACTCGTTCTTGAAGTTGTTCCCCTGCGTGGCGGCAAAGTTCACGTCTTCGGTGTTGTTCCGCGCGTGCGACCAGATCCAGTTGAGATCCGCCGTCCAGGTATCACTGAAGCGGTGCTGGACTTCCGTATAGAGGCCGGCGTACTCGCTCCGCCCGCCCGCGTCGGTGGTCGTGAGTTGGCGGAAGCTCCCGGGCCGCGGAGTGACGGGCCGGTGGGCATCGCCGAACGATGGCGGCCGATTGATCGTATCGCCGGCGGTGAGCGTGTAATTCACCGCGTTGAGGTCCCACAGCCGGGGCAGGTGTTCCGTGGCCGCGTACACGACATCGAACGACACGCCCCAACTCGGACCGAATTGCTGGCTGTAGCCGAGCGTTGCCTGGTAGCTGCGCGGATTCTTCAGGCCCCGCGCGAACGTCTGCCGGATCTCGCGCGGCGGGAGCTGCCCGCGAGCGGCCAGCAGTTGCTGCTCGCTCGGCGCCTGACCGAACGCTGGCGCGCCCGCGCCGTCGAAGGTCACGGCGGCGCTTCCGTTCGAGCCGAACTGCGTGGCGTCCGAATAGACCGTATACGGGAACTTCCCGATGTAGACGCCAGCCCCACCGCGGAAGACGCGATCGGGGGCAAAGGTCCAGTTGAAAGATGCCCGTGGTTGGAAGTTGGTGAGATCGGGCGAACTGGCGCCCCGGGACGTGATATCATCGTAGTCCCACCGGAGCCCGTAGGTGACGTTGAGCAGCGGCGTGGCCCGCCACGCATCCTCGACATAGAGCCCGTACACGGCCTGCGACTGGTCCACGTGCTGCAGGATCGCGTCCACGGTATAGCTCTTGACCTGAACGTTGGCCGGGATGTCCCGAATCGAAATGAACCCGCCCGACCGGGTGATATTGCCCGTGTTGGCCACTTCGTACAGGCCGTGCGGATTCGTGCCCGCGCCGTCGAGCCGGAACCCGGCGGCGATGACATCCGTTCCAGCCTTCAATGTGTGCGTCCCCGCCTGGCGGACGAGCTCATCGCGCAGACTCACCTGGGTCTCGCGTTCGTCGAACTGAAAGCCCGAAGAGCCAACGATGGCCTGCAGCGCACCCTGCGGCGACTCGATGTACACCTGCGGCGTGTTGAGAGAACTCGCCGTGGGCGGGTAGTACCAGTGGTAGGTGGCCACCTGCACTGACACCATGTTGGACGTGTGAGCCGTGACGTCGCTGCGGTGGGTAACGCTTCCGATGATTCCCAGCCGGTACTGGCCCACATCCGCCTCGGGCACCACCAGCCCCCCGCCCTCGCCACGCAACTGCAGGTTGCTGGCCGCAACCTTGAACGTCGTTGTCTGCGTACCGCTCCACACCTCATCCAGTCGGCCGAACAGCTTGAGCTGCCGCCGCTCCTGCGCCCCCGCTCCGTTTCCGAACGCCGTGGTCACGGCCTGGGGAGTCTTCTCGTCCAGGTACTCCGCCGCGCCGAAGACGAACGTCCGGTCGCGGTCCAGCGCTCCTCCGCCGGATCCGCCCAGTTGGTATCGATGAAATCGCTGCGGATCAGTGTTGGATGGCGTGAATGTCGGTCGGGCATCGAATCCACGGCCGGGGCGCCCGTACGCGAAGAGATCGCCGTGCCAGTCGTTGGTGCCGCTGCGGGTGACGTAATTGACAATTCCATTGGAACTCCGCCCGAATTCCACGCCGTATGTGTTCGTCTTCACGTCCACGCGGCGCAGGGCGGACAGCGGCAGGTCCACCCGCGTTCCGCCCAGGAACCCCTCGTTGTTGTCCAACCCGTCAATGAAGTACTGGGTATACAGGGAATTGGAGCCGTTGATGCTGAGCACGGGGGCCGTATCGAAGAACCCCGTGGCCTGCGTGACGCCCGGCACGTAGAACGCGAGCTTCAGGGGATCGCGTCCGTCCGAGGGGAGCGCCTCGAGATCCCGCGCCGTGAGCGTGCCACCGGTGGCGGCATCGGTGTGATTCACCAGGGGCGGCTCCACGGACGCGCGCACGGCGAACACCCCGAGCTGCGTCATGCGCGTCAACACCACGTCGACCCGGTGCACGTCGCCAGGCTGCAGCGCGGGAATCGCGATGGTGAACTCCGCGAACCCGGCACGTTCCACGTGCAGGGCGAATGGCTCGCCCGACGGAACGCGCAGGGAGAACGCACCGGCCGAGTCCGCGCGTACCGCGTGAGCGCTGTCTATCCGCACACGAGCGCTCGGGACGGGCGCACCGCGCGGGGTATGAACCGCGCCCGCCACGATCGAGGAGTCGGCGCGCTGGGCGTGTGCAGGCGCAGGAAACGCAGGCACCGCGGCAAGAAGCAGCAAAACGAAGGACCGGCGAATAAGCATGGAATGGATCTGCGTGGTGTCCACGGGGGAAATGGCCGCCGACATCCCGTGCCGCCGCCCGCAGAGGCGGCGGCCCGGCGGGCGGTCATGTCGCACCCGGGCAACACACAGGGGGCCCCGATGGTTCCGTGATGCTGGCCTGCGGCCTGTTCAGCGCAGAATCCGCCACGCCCATACGAGGCGCTGGGCCACGGTTGCCGCGACGAGCACGGCCATGGCCCCAAATAGCAGGACGATGTGCCCAGGCCAGATGAAGAACAGCGTGTACGCGACCGCGGTCTCGGTTCCGGCAACCAGCCCAGGCGGCATCGTGACGCTGGTCAACTCGCCGTTCGCCGCGGCGCCGAGCGCGCGCCGCTCGAGGAGGGCGGCAAGGTACATCCACGACGCGGCGTTCACGTAGAACACGCCGACGAGCACCACCGCCGCCAGAATGGTCGTGCGGCTGGCCGCCGCGATGGCGAACCCTATGGGAATCGCGGCGTAGACGGCGAAATCCAATACGATATCCAGGTAGCCGCCAAAGTCGGACTGGCGGCCCGACGCGCGGGCCACGGTGCCGTCGAATCCATCGAGGAAGCGATTGACCAGCCAGAGCATCAACCCCAGCGTGTACGCCCCGCGCGCGCCGGCCCCGGCACTCCCCATTCCGACAACGAACCCGATCACGGTGACCGCGTTCGGATGCACCATCCCGCCCAGCCGCCGCGCCAGCGGGGCCAGCAGCCGGTCTTTCAGCGCACGCAGATAGTCGTCGAACATGGGAGGTGAATGGCCGGGGACTGGGTTGGTTGGGAAATATACGGTCGGTGGAACGATTCCGACCCATCGACGGTTGCCCCGTCTGAAACGATCTCGGCGCGTGCGCCATCAGACGAGGACCCCATGGCTCGACCCGATCCAGAAATTCCCGCGTGCTGCCGGGGGCGCCAGGTGCTCTCGGCCTCGGTGCGCACATCGGTCATCGTGGGCACGGCACTCACCGCGATCAACCAGTGGCCGGCGTTGATCGGTGGCGGAATCGCGGCCGGCGTCCTGGTGCGGGTGGCCTTCAATTACCTGGTGCCGTTTCTGGTGGCGTACTATTCGCGCGCCGCGTTGGCCCGTGAACTGATGACGACATTCGTCCGCGGGCCGGTGGACGCATGAAGCGTTGGAAGGCAGCCGCCACCATCGCCGGCGTGGTGGCCGTTGCGGCCGGGGGAGTCGCGTACTGGCGATATTCCACCCGCGCGCCGCGGAAGAGCCAGCCGGCGAGCGTCATGCAGATGCTGGGGGCCACCCGGATCAGTGTTCACTACAACCGCCCGTCCGCCCGCGGCCGCACCCTCTTCGGCGGCATCGTGCCATACGGCCAGGTGTGGGATCCCGGGGCCGACGAGGCAACGACCTTCGAGACCGACAGGCCGATAATCTTTGCCGGCCAGGCACTCGCGTCGGGCAGCTACAGCGTGTGGGCCATTCCAGATTCGGCCGAGTGGACGGTGATCCTCAGTCGCGCGGCCCACGTGTACCACATCCCGTATCCCGAAGGTCACGACGCCCTCCGGGTGCGAATTCGGCCGGCGATCGGGCCATACGTCGAAACGTTGGCGTTCGAACTCCCGCAGGCGGATGCGACGCACGCGCTCTTGGTGCTGCATTGGGGCACTACGATGATCGACATTCCCATCGCGACGCGGTGATGCCGCCCGTCGGGAACAGAACGACTCTCGCACCCACCGGAGGATAGGCCGTGGAACGTACGTCCCGTTGGACCATGCCCCTGCTGCGGATCAGCATGGGAGTATTCCTGTTGCTGTGGGGAGTGGACAAACTGCTCGCCGCGCAGGGCGCGGGGCGGATCTTCAGCCACTTCTATCACGTGCCGGCGGGGCCCGTCCTGGTTCGCGCCGCCGCGGTGTTGGAAATTCTCGTGGCGATCTGCGTGGCCATCGGCCTATTTCGCCGCGCGTCGGCGTGGGCGGCGCTGGTCATGTCCGCCGCGTCCACGATCGGCAGCTGGAAGGAGATCCTGGACCCCTGGGGGCTGCTCGGCCTCACGACGGGGGGCACGCATCTCTTCCTGGCCTCCATCCCCCTCACGGCGGTCGCCGTGGTGCTGGTGCTGAATGCGTCCGACGACACGCTGGCACTCGATGCGCGCCTGCACAGACCGTCCAGGCCCGTATCGCCATGACCCCGCACGGTAGGAGCACCGCGAATGGCTGATTTTTCGGAGCTACCGCTCGGCATGCGCATGCAGCTCGCGCTGTATCCGTGGCGGCGCATCGATCCGGTTCCGTGGACGCCGATGCGGGTGCCGCTCGCCTCCGCGCGGGTGGCCCTCGTCACGAGCGCCGGCATGTATCGCGTCGGGATAGACGCGCCGTTCGCCCCCGTGCGGGGCGGCGACTCGAGCTATCGCCTGATCCCCGACGACACGGCGACGCAGGACCTAGTGGTCGGCCAGGTCAGCCACGCGTTCGACCGCGGGCCGGCCGAGCGTGACCCGAACATCGCGTTCCCGCTCGACCGCCTCCACGAAATGGTGGCCGATGGCACCATCGGCCACGCCGCGCCGCGGCACGTCAGCATCAACGGGTCGATCACCGCCCCTGGGCGTCTCGTGCGCGACACGGCGCCTCGCATTGCCGCGGAGCTGCGCGACGACGGGGTAGACGTCGCGCTGCTCGTGCCCATATGACCGATGTGCACGCAGTCCGTGGGACTGCTCGCGGGTGTGTTGGAAGGTGCCGGCATCAGTACCGTATGCGTCGCATTGGTCCGGTCGGTAGCGGAACGGGTGCGGCCTCCACGGGCGCTGGCCGTGCCGTTCCCGTTCGGCTCGGCACTCGACCGCGCCGGGGACCCGCCGCGCCAGCGTGCCGTCATGAGAAGGGCATTCGACCTGTTGCAGTGTGACGGGCCGGGGCCGATCCTCAAGGATCTACCAACCGACTGACCACACGGTCCGCTCGGGGCCCCGATACGGCGTTCTACATCACGTGTTCGTGTGGGCCCAACGCCACCGGGATCTTCGACGATTCAAGCCCTCCGTCTCTGATCCACGCTCCCGTCGCCTCGGCGGCCCGGTCTTCCAGCAGGGCTGCCTGCGAGAAGTCGTAGGCGCTCACGGGAAGCGGACACAGCGGCGGAACGATCGCGATCGGCGCACGCGCGCCGAGCCGCTCGACATCGTACACGAGCTGGCGCGCGACCAGCAGCGTCATCGTATGCAGCACCATCGCGATGGCGTTGCTCGGGGGTTGCGACGTGGCGCAGGTGAATCCGGTGGGCAGCACAATCACCCGCGAAGCGCCCATGGCGAGCGCCGTCGAGATCGGCGCGTTGTTGGCGATCGCCCCATCCACGAGATCGCGCCCACCGACGCGCACGGCCGGCAGGAGCACGGGAATGGACGCGCTGGCCATCAGCGCATCGCTCGCCGGCCCGCTCGTCAATACCACTTCCGCGCCGTTGCGCACGTCCGAGGCGACGATGGCGCACGGGAGCACGAGGCTCTCCAGCCGGGCATTCCCGAAGTGTGTGGTCAACAGGCGTCGCAGCCCCGATGGCTCGAGCAGGTGCTCCCGATGGCCGAACACGCCCCGCATGGCGCCTAGCGGATTGAGCGGAAACACGTCGCGTCTCGTGATCGATGCCCAGATCTGCCCGAGGCGCGCCACGCCGGCAAGCGTCGGATCGGCCGCGAAGTACGCGCCGTTGATGGCGCCCACCGACGTTCCAACCACGAAGTCAGGCCGCACGTCGGCCATCAGGAGCGCGCGCAGCATCCCGACCTGGATGGCGCCGAGGCTTCCGCCACCGGCCAGGACGAAGGCCGTGCGCTCGTTCATGACTGGCGCCTTGTCCGGCGGACCAACGACGGCAGAAACGACAGCGCCAGCAGCAGGAAACTGGCGGCTACTACCTGGAGCCATGCGGTCCGCGACGTGCCCGAGATGCCCAGCGCCAGACTCTGCGCGAACCAGGTGTACACGAGTGTGCCGGGGATGATGCCCAGCGCCGTGCCCACGACGAACGCGCGCGTCGGCACACGCGCCAGTCCGGACGCGACACTCAATCCGTCGAACGGAATGAGCGGAATCAAGCGAAGGCGCCCGATGGCCATCGCACCCGTCCGCGACGACAACGTGTCGAGCCGCGCGGCGTGGCGGCCCAGCAGGAGCCGGATCGCGTCGGCGCCGAGCGCACGCGCCAGAATAAACGATCCGGTGGCGCCAATCGTCGCGGCCATCCAGTTGAGCGCCGACCCCTTGGCGAATCCAAACACGATGCCTCCGGCGAGCGTGAACGGCGTGGCCGGCAGCGCCAGCGTGGCCGCCACGGCGTACACCAGCACGAACAGTGCCGACGCTCCCGGGGCACTGCGGAGGCGCGCAGCCAGTCCCAGCGGATCGCCGAGCATTCCGGCCGCCGTCCCCCGGAGGGCCAACCCGGCGGCCGCGATCAGGGCGACGAAGATGCCCAGCCGAATGAGGGCCGCACGGCGCGAGATGGACGGCGTACTCATCGAAACAGCGAGAACCACGCGCCGAACAGCCGGCGCGCCAGCGGCGTCAACCGCGTGCGTCGCCAGGCGTCCGCGGCTCGACGATACACTTCGGCCTGGGTCGGATACGCGTGGATGGTACCGCCCAGCGCACCCAAGCCCAAACGGTTGGTGATGGCCACCGCCAGCTCGCCGATCATCTCCCCCGCGTGATCCGCAACGAGCGTTCCGCCGAGAATACGATCGCTGCCGGCCCGCAGATGGACCTTGAGAAATCCACCGTCGGCCCCGTCGAGCACGGCGCGGTCCACGTGCGACAACTCCACGGTGACGGTCTCCACCTTGCGCCCGGCGGCCTCCGCCTCGGCCGGCGTGAGCCCCACGTGCGCCACTTCGGGCGACGTGTAGGTCACGCGAGGCACGACAAGTTTGCTGTTACGTCCCCCACCGATGCCGAAGAAGAGCGCGTTGGGGACGGCCAGCCGGGCCTGGGCATCAGCGACGTGCGTGAACTGGAGCGGCGACGAGACGTCGCCGATAGCGTACACGCGACGATTGCTGGTGCGCAGCCGGTCGTTGACGGTGATTCCGGTCGGCGAATACGCAATGCCGGCCGCGTCGAGCCCGAGGTTGTCCACGTTCGGCGCCCGCCCGGTCGCGATGAGCAGCCGGTCGCCCCGAATCGTCACGCTCCCCTGCGCGCCCGTCGCCGTCACGGTGAATTCCGCTCCGGCATACGACACGGACGTCAGGCGGTGATCGTGGTGCTGCGCGACGCCGTCGGCCCGGAGCGACGCCGAGACCAACTCGGCCGCGTCGGCGTCTTCGCGCGGCAGCAGGCGCGGACCGGCATTCACCAGGGTGACGGCCGTGCCCAATCGCGCGAACGCCTGCGCCAACTCCGCGCCGATCGGTCCGCCACCCACCACGATCAGATGTCGCGGGCGTTCGGTCACGGTGAAGATGGTCTCGTTGGTGTCGAACGGCGTGTCGGCAAGGCCGGGAACGAGCGGCACGGCGGCGCGCGCGCCGGTCGCGACGATGGCGCGACGGAATCGCACCGTGCGGTCTCCGATGCGCACCGCATCCGGCGCCACGAATGCCGCGTCGCTCAGAAAGACGTCGACGCCCAGGCCGCGGAACCGCGCGGCCGAATCGACGTCGCTCAACCCCGCTCGCAGGCCGCGGAGCCGGGCCATCGCCGCGGCGAAATCGCCGTCGCCCGATGCGCGCGGCCCCCCGAAAGCGGCGGCCGAGCCGCGCGCGTCATGCCACCCGCGGGCGGCACGGATGACCGCTTTGGACGGCACGCATCCCACGTTGAGGCAGTCGCCGCCGAGCATGGCGCGTTCAACCAGGGCAACGCGCGCGCCCAACCCCGCGCCGATGGCGGCGCTCACGAGACCGGCGGTGCCGCCACCGATCACGACCAGGTGATAGCGATCGCGTTTCGGCGGCAGCGGCCAGCCGCGAGGACTCACATTGCCCGCCCAGTGCGCGTTCGGCGCATCGAACGGCGGCGCCGCGAAGCGCCCGGGCCAGTCAGCCGGCGGGTCAGGGAATGTTCGTGTCACGTCGGCGACGGTCCTTGAAGAGTTGCGTGCGGTGCGTCGTGTAGCGGGGCAACCGGCAGCTGCCCGGAAAAGTTCAATGCACGACGCGGCGATGCCTCTTGACCCTATACCAAGGTATAGGGTGTAGGATTCAGGATCACGCGATGAGGAGGGGGGCGATGGCGCTGTCAATCGGTCAGGTCGCCGCAGCGGCCGATGTCAACATCCAAACCATTCGGTACTACGAGCGCCGCGGCATTCTTGTCCCCGCGAGTCGGACACCCGCGGGGTACCGCAAATACGGGGACGACGCGGTGTCCCGGCTGCAATTCATTCGCCACGCCCAGGCGCTCGGGTTCACGCTCGGCGAGATCGACGAACTGCTGGCCCTCCGCGTCCGCGATGCCGGCGCTTGCCGTCACGTCGAGAAACGGACGCGCGAGAAGATCGATGACGTGGACCTCCGCATTCGCGAGCTCCGGAAGATCAAACGGACTCTGGAGCGCCTCGCGGCGACCTGCGAGAGTCGACGGACCACGAACGCGTGTCCCATTCTGGAGGCACTGGAAGACAATGCCGATTTTGGAAGATAAGGGAACGACCTCGGCCGTTGGCGGACTCGCCGGGGCCGCCGCAAGTTCCGTCGCGTTGCTCTGTTGCGCAGGCGCAGGCCCGGCGCTCGCATTAGCCACTGCCCTGGGTCTCGGCTTTCTGATCCACGATGCAGTGCTGATCCCGCTGCTCGTCATCGCGCTGGGCGTCACCATGTGGGGGCTGAGCGATGGGCGAGGCCGCCATGGCAAGCCGTGGCCCCAGCATCTCGGAACCGTGGGTGCGGTGTGTACCCTGGGCGGGATGTTCGTCTGGCTGCCGCTTGCGTACGCCGGACTCGGCATGATCATCGCGGCCAGCGCGTGGAATCTCTGGCTGACGCATCGGTGCGCGGCCCCCGACCGGCAGACCATTTGACGGATTGTCTCCCACGACGTGAGGTGCATGATGGCTAAGGGCAGCGGCACAAAGCACGTCCACGCCGGTCGCGGTATGGAATACGACGTAGCCGTGATCGGCGGGGGCTCGGCCGGCTTCGCGGCCGCGATCCGTGCCGCGGAACTGGGCGCCCGGGTGGCCATGCTCGAGGGCGGCACGCTCGGCGGTACGTGCGTCAACGTGGGGTGTGTACCATCCAAGACGCTGATTCGCGCCGCCGAAGCGCAGCACCATCGCCAGCACCACGGGTTCCACGGTATTGCGACATCTGATGGCGTGCCCGACTGGGCCGCGGTGCGCGCGCAGAAGGACGAACTCGTCGCGACGCTGCGACAGGCCAAGTACCGCGACGTGATCCAGGGGTACGAGTCGGTGACTCTGTTCGAGCAACGGGCGGCCATCACCTCGGACCACGGCATCGACGTCGCCGACGGACGCCGGATCCGCGCTGGCAAGATCATCATCGCGACCGGCGCCTCGGCGTGGGCCGCACCGATTCCGGGGCTCGCTGAAGCCGGGTATCTGGATAACGATTCAGCCATGGCGCTCGACGAGTTGCCAGCGTCTCTGATTGTGATCGGGGCGAGCGCGGTGGGACTCGAACTGGCCCAGATGTTCTCGCGTTTGGGGGTACATGTCACCGTGCTCGAGGCGCTGCCGACCGTCGTGCCCATGGAAGACGCCGACGTGGGACGCGCGCTCGGCGACTATCTGCGCGCGGAAGGCCTGGACGTACGCGTCGGCGTCCGGATTGCGCATGTGGCGCGCACGGATGGGGCGTACCACGTATCGCTCACCGACGACGGCCGGCCGGAGACCGTGCACGCCGCCCAACTGCTCGTCGCAACTGGGCGGCGGCCGAACACTCACGGGTTCGGTCTCGAGGCGACTGGCGTGATGTTGGGGAAGAAGGGAGAAGTCGTCGTGGACGAGTTCTTGCAGACCGCCAACCCCGACATCTATGCGGCGGGCGACGTGATCGGCGATCCGGCGTTCGTGTACGTGGCGGCGTATGGCGGGTCGCTGGCCGCGGAGAACGCGCTGACCGGAAACGCGCGGCGCTTCGACCTGACCGCCCTACCCAAGGTCACGTTCACGGACCCCGGCGTGGCGTCGGTGGGCCTCACCGAGGTCGAGGCGCGAGCCAACGGGGGGACGGTCGTCGTGTCCATCCTCTCGATGGAACACGTGCCGCGCGCGCTGGCCGCCCGCGACACCCGCGGGTTCGTGAAGCTCGTGGCGGACGCGGCCACACGAAAGATCGTCGGCGCGCACATCCTCTCGACCGAAGCGGGCGAGATGATCACCGAGCCCGCGCTGGCCATCAAGTTCGGACTGACGATCGAGGATCTGAAGGCCACCTTCCACCCCTATCTGACGCTGGCCGAAGCGATCAAGCTCGCGGCGCAGACCTTCGACAAGGACGTGGCCAAGTTGTCGTGCTGCGCCGCGTGAGTTCCGGTTCCACCGGATGGGAAATGGCACGGGTCGGCGCGTGATGCGCCGACCCGTTCACCGTACCGTCCGCGCGTCTATGCGCCGGTTGGCACCGGCCCGTAGATCGCGCCGACGGTCGCACCGTACAGGAGGTGGCCGATCAGGGCGCCCATGGCGCTCATCATCGATCCCGAGAACAGCGGCATGCCCATCATGGGCAGCATGACGATCTCAAACACCAGCCAGGGTGCAATGCCGTAGATTGCGCCCCGCAGCCAGGGGGCGCCCGGAAGCCGCGAGGCCACGGCTGCGTAGATCAGCGCCAGAACCACGCCAACCATGAAGTGCGCTACCCACCCCGCGGCCATGTTGCCGCCCATCTTGCCGGCCAGCATCGCCGCCGGATTCATCTGAGGGATTCCCATCATCGGCGCCGCATACAGGCCGACGACCGTCAGCACCACTGTTCCGACCAGCCCGCCGACCACCGCCTTGCCGTAATTGATCTTCATGACCATCACCCCACGGTTGGAGAGAACGCGCATGGTA
It encodes:
- a CDS encoding DUF2911 domain-containing protein, with the protein product MKRWKAAATIAGVVAVAAGGVAYWRYSTRAPRKSQPASVMQMLGATRISVHYNRPSARGRTLFGGIVPYGQVWDPGADEATTFETDRPIIFAGQALASGSYSVWAIPDSAEWTVILSRAAHVYHIPYPEGHDALRVRIRPAIGPYVETLAFELPQADATHALLVLHWGTTMIDIPIATR
- a CDS encoding DoxX family protein, with translation MERTSRWTMPLLRISMGVFLLLWGVDKLLAAQGAGRIFSHFYHVPAGPVLVRAAAVLEILVAICVAIGLFRRASAWAALVMSAASTIGSWKEILDPWGLLGLTTGGTHLFLASIPLTAVAVVLVLNASDDTLALDARLHRPSRPVSP
- a CDS encoding CDP-alcohol phosphatidyltransferase family protein; amino-acid sequence: MFDDYLRALKDRLLAPLARRLGGMVHPNAVTVIGFVVGMGSAGAGARGAYTLGLMLWLVNRFLDGFDGTVARASGRQSDFGGYLDIVLDFAVYAAIPIGFAIAAASRTTILAAVVLVGVFYVNAASWMYLAALLERRALGAAANGELTSVTMPPGLVAGTETAVAYTLFFIWPGHIVLLFGAMAVLVAATVAQRLVWAWRILR
- a CDS encoding TonB-dependent receptor; translated protein: MSAAISPVDTTQIHSMLIRRSFVLLLLAAVPAFPAPAHAQRADSSIVAGAVHTPRGAPVPSARVRIDSAHAVRADSAGAFSLRVPSGEPFALHVERAGFAEFTIAIPALQPGDVHRVDVVLTRMTQLGVFAVRASVEPPLVNHTDAATGGTLTARDLEALPSDGRDPLKLAFYVPGVTQATGFFDTAPVLSINGSNSLYTQYFIDGLDNNEGFLGGTRVDLPLSALRRVDVKTNTYGVEFGRSSNGIVNYVTRSGTNDWHGDLFAYGRPGRGFDARPTFTPSNTDPQRFHRYQLGGSGGGALDRDRTFVFGAAEYLDEKTPQAVTTAFGNGAGAQERRQLKLFGRLDEVWSGTQTTTFKVAASNLQLRGEGGGLVVPEADVGQYRLGIIGSVTHRSDVTAHTSNMVSVQVATYHWYYPPTASSLNTPQVYIESPQGALQAIVGSSGFQFDERETQVSLRDELVRQAGTHTLKAGTDVIAAGFRLDGAGTNPHGLYEVANTGNITRSGGFISIRDIPANVQVKSYTVDAILQHVDQSQAVYGLYVEDAWRATPLLNVTYGLRWDYDDITSRGASSPDLTNFQPRASFNWTFAPDRVFRGGAGVYIGKFPYTVYSDATQFGSNGSAAVTFDGAGAPAFGQAPSEQQLLAARGQLPPREIRQTFARGLKNPRSYQATLGYSQQFGPSWGVSFDVVYAATEHLPRLWDLNAVNYTLTAGDTINRPPSFGDAHRPVTPRPGSFRQLTTTDAGGRSEYAGLYTEVQHRFSDTWTADLNWIWSHARNNTEDVNFAATQGNNFKNEWADAVNDRRHVVRLRSVYTPVPRVQLSGIADFQTGQPINWVAGKYDPATGTATYYDLNGSTPGFGDVYLGNLDRFPGLGRNSGRLPSVFNLDLGAGYIVPMGRSRGLELRLDVFNALNSVQESGFANGIAGGGPRVQVGRPGDPIVYTTAAQPRRVQLSARYTF
- a CDS encoding MerC family mercury resistance protein; protein product: MPILEDKGTTSAVGGLAGAAASSVALLCCAGAGPALALATALGLGFLIHDAVLIPLLVIALGVTMWGLSDGRGRHGKPWPQHLGTVGAVCTLGGMFVWLPLAYAGLGMIIAASAWNLWLTHRCAAPDRQTI
- a CDS encoding VTT domain-containing protein, with protein sequence MSTPSISRRAALIRLGIFVALIAAAGLALRGTAAGMLGDPLGLAARLRSAPGASALFVLVYAVAATLALPATPFTLAGGIVFGFAKGSALNWMAATIGATGSFILARALGADAIRLLLGRHAARLDTLSSRTGAMAIGRLRLIPLIPFDGLSVASGLARVPTRAFVVGTALGIIPGTLVYTWFAQSLALGISGTSRTAWLQVVAASFLLLALSFLPSLVRRTRRQS
- a CDS encoding glycine/sarcosine/betaine reductase selenoprotein B family protein, translating into MADFSELPLGMRMQLALYPWRRIDPVPWTPMRVPLASARVALVTSAGMYRVGIDAPFAPVRGGDSSYRLIPDDTATQDLVVGQVSHAFDRGPAERDPNIAFPLDRLHEMVADGTIGHAAPRHVSINGSITAPGRLVRDTAPRIAAELRDDGVDVALLVPI
- a CDS encoding mercuric reductase; translation: MTRTFPDPPADWPGRFAAPPFDAPNAHWAGNVSPRGWPLPPKRDRYHLVVIGGGTAGLVSAAIGAGLGARVALVERAMLGGDCLNVGCVPSKAVIRAARGWHDARGSAAAFGGPRASGDGDFAAAMARLRGLRAGLSDVDSAARFRGLGVDVFLSDAAFVAPDAVRIGDRTVRFRRAIVATGARAAVPLVPGLADTPFDTNETIFTVTERPRHLIVVGGGPIGAELAQAFARLGTAVTLVNAGPRLLPREDADAAELVSASLRADGVAQHHDHRLTSVSYAGAEFTVTATGAQGSVTIRGDRLLIATGRAPNVDNLGLDAAGIAYSPTGITVNDRLRTSNRRVYAIGDVSSPLQFTHVADAQARLAVPNALFFGIGGGRNSKLVVPRVTYTSPEVAHVGLTPAEAEAAGRKVETVTVELSHVDRAVLDGADGGFLKVHLRAGSDRILGGTLVADHAGEMIGELAVAITNRLGLGALGGTIHAYPTQAEVYRRAADAWRRTRLTPLARRLFGAWFSLFR
- a CDS encoding patatin-like phospholipase family protein yields the protein MNERTAFVLAGGGSLGAIQVGMLRALLMADVRPDFVVGTSVGAINGAYFAADPTLAGVARLGQIWASITRRDVFPLNPLGAMRGVFGHREHLLEPSGLRRLLTTHFGNARLESLVLPCAIVASDVRNGAEVVLTSGPASDALMASASIPVLLPAVRVGGRDLVDGAIANNAPISTALAMGASRVIVLPTGFTCATSQPPSNAIAMVLHTMTLLVARQLVYDVERLGARAPIAIVPPLCPLPVSAYDFSQAALLEDRAAEATGAWIRDGGLESSKIPVALGPHEHVM
- a CDS encoding MerR family transcriptional regulator, translated to MALSIGQVAAAADVNIQTIRYYERRGILVPASRTPAGYRKYGDDAVSRLQFIRHAQALGFTLGEIDELLALRVRDAGACRHVEKRTREKIDDVDLRIRELRKIKRTLERLAATCESRRTTNACPILEALEDNADFGR